One Alicyclobacillus acidoterrestris DNA window includes the following coding sequences:
- a CDS encoding LysM peptidoglycan-binding domain-containing protein encodes MRIHRVRSGETLEQIAQNYGVTVRDLIHYNELPTRNVIVPGLALLIPGGNPMAVQSYVVQSGDTPKSVAAKFGLTPELFSQWTGYSADATLAAGTRIYLPARRTTKRTIEVNGYLLPSGTPSDAQILQELSYLTYFCSFSYQARADGSLQGPKDDVALASARQQQIRPLLTVTNFDSTNFSPTLAHTILANASIRRRVIDNLVSTCRTKGYGGVNVDFEHMQPTDRQLYNQFIAELRDSLHASGLSVSIAMGPKTADNPNQSWMGAFDYRTLGAEVDFLMLMTYEWGWVGGPPMTTNALHLLAV; translated from the coding sequence ATGCGTATACATCGCGTCCGCTCAGGTGAGACGCTCGAACAAATTGCTCAAAATTACGGGGTAACCGTACGTGATCTCATCCACTACAATGAGCTTCCGACGCGCAACGTCATCGTACCCGGTCTGGCACTGCTGATTCCCGGAGGGAATCCAATGGCAGTGCAGTCCTATGTCGTACAAAGCGGCGACACACCGAAGTCGGTGGCCGCAAAATTCGGTTTGACTCCTGAACTGTTTAGTCAGTGGACGGGTTACAGTGCAGACGCAACACTTGCCGCTGGAACGAGGATTTATCTCCCAGCGCGTCGGACGACCAAGCGCACCATTGAGGTAAATGGCTATTTGCTTCCGTCAGGGACGCCGTCCGATGCTCAGATTCTTCAGGAGCTCTCTTATTTGACATACTTTTGCTCGTTTAGTTATCAGGCCCGCGCGGACGGCAGCCTGCAGGGGCCAAAGGACGATGTCGCACTGGCATCAGCACGTCAGCAACAGATTCGACCCCTCCTCACGGTAACCAACTTTGACAGTACCAACTTTAGTCCGACATTGGCCCACACGATTCTGGCGAACGCGTCGATTCGCCGGCGTGTCATTGATAATTTGGTCTCTACATGCCGCACCAAAGGGTACGGTGGGGTGAATGTCGATTTCGAGCATATGCAGCCAACGGATCGACAATTGTATAACCAGTTTATCGCTGAATTGCGTGATAGCCTGCATGCGAGTGGTCTATCGGTCTCCATTGCAATGGGGCCAAAGACGGCGGACAATCCCAATCAGTCCTGGATGGGCGCATTCGACTATCGGACTTTGGGTGCAGAGGTCGATTTCTTGATGTTGATGACGTATGAGTGGGGGTGGGTAGGCGGACCCCCGATGACCACCAACGCACTACACCTGCTAGCCGTTTGA
- a CDS encoding glycosyl hydrolase family 18 protein — MSGPPMAISPVNQIRAVLDYATSVIDPNKILMGFSLYGYDWPLPYVQGRTRASGLSNNDAQNLALAEQSTIQWDRQSESPHFEYTTGSTAHSVWFDDAQSGAIKLSLVDEYGLRGVTVWVLGNEYPQFWYLVGDLYNVTKY; from the coding sequence ATGAGCGGACCACCGATGGCCATCTCCCCAGTCAACCAGATTCGCGCTGTGCTCGACTATGCGACGTCCGTGATTGATCCGAATAAAATTCTCATGGGCTTTAGCCTTTATGGCTACGATTGGCCTTTGCCGTACGTGCAGGGGCGCACACGGGCCAGTGGGCTGTCGAACAACGACGCGCAAAACTTGGCCTTGGCCGAGCAATCGACGATTCAATGGGATCGTCAGTCGGAGTCGCCGCATTTCGAGTACACGACGGGATCGACCGCGCACAGTGTCTGGTTTGACGACGCCCAGAGTGGGGCCATTAAGTTGTCCCTGGTGGATGAATATGGTTTGCGTGGCGTTACGGTATGGGTTTTGGGAAATGAATACCCACAATTCTGGTATTTAGTGGGAGATCTCTACAACGTCACGAAGTACTGA
- a CDS encoding anti-sigma factor family protein, with the protein MSCHEIQMYLTAYVDDELEIDERNMVEQHLQACHECQELVKELQQTTALVFEQLNTTFAPINFEDSVIQQIAAVHQERQVRHFSVFYLACALIGIGGLAAVLLSPVGMFIRVLFHLFLAVLNGLSFVPASLGHWWMVCILLSTIGLVGISIFGVSRVLRSLQSEVIL; encoded by the coding sequence ATGAGTTGCCACGAAATCCAGATGTATTTAACAGCTTACGTCGATGATGAGCTGGAAATAGATGAGCGAAACATGGTCGAACAGCATTTACAGGCGTGTCATGAATGTCAAGAACTCGTCAAGGAATTACAACAGACGACAGCGCTTGTTTTTGAACAGCTGAATACGACATTTGCGCCGATAAACTTTGAGGATAGTGTGATCCAACAGATTGCTGCGGTACATCAAGAGCGTCAGGTCCGGCACTTTTCCGTTTTTTATTTGGCTTGCGCCCTTATCGGAATTGGCGGCCTCGCAGCTGTTCTCCTTTCACCGGTCGGTATGTTTATCCGGGTGTTGTTTCACTTGTTCCTGGCAGTGTTGAATGGTCTCAGCTTTGTTCCGGCCTCCTTGGGGCACTGGTGGATGGTCTGTATTTTGCTCTCGACGATAGGACTTGTGGGAATTTCAATCTTTGGCGTTTCTCGGGTGCTTCGCTCGTTACAAAGTGAGGTCATTCTATGA
- the copZ gene encoding copper chaperone CopZ, translating to MTITTIPVQGMTCSGCVNSVTKALTAVEGVQKVEVSLEQNQATVTFDESKVTMANLKDAIEDAGYDVA from the coding sequence ATGACCATAACGACCATCCCGGTTCAGGGAATGACTTGCAGCGGTTGCGTGAATTCTGTGACCAAGGCACTCACTGCGGTTGAAGGGGTACAGAAAGTGGAAGTCAGTCTGGAACAAAATCAGGCAACCGTCACGTTTGACGAGTCGAAAGTGACCATGGCCAACTTGAAGGACGCGATTGAAGACGCAGGTTACGACGTCGCGTAA
- a CDS encoding recombinase family protein gives MTICAIYARVSDESQLRGDSLQHQIAYCREHARRRSLEEGAPWTTPEDFVYVDEGITGTSMVRRPAVQRLLMDARRHQFDVVLFKGISRFARDTVDALVMLRALMASGVRVLSMEENFDSARDSAEFIFTIHSALAQAESEKTAIRVRVGAAQKARLGQWNGQPPDGYILDVHSKHLVVDETVALTIRDIFAMYLEGYGVRKIAEALNQAGRYTKRGCLWTQRHVSRVLRNPVYQGDVVYGRREKRLVVPDASNPLSRRKRAVYVADSDQLTVCQDAHPGIVPREVFLQVQARLQRQRVSSGPTGNQQWLTKGLLRCTCGSRMTITYNRAGTAYYRCARRRERGASACQSGHIRALALEQAVLSQVRKDLLELIPFERLTCQKLPEHDTQRELRNLHAALERQFAKSQKLFDEYTDGILEREQYERLNQEIQRRIRALEQAKEKLHAVLQKDNQVVDAGELARQTLVNHLSKQTPNPHLTKEILALFVDRVQVCKGVGQHREIAIHYRFHCPF, from the coding sequence ATGACCATTTGTGCGATTTATGCGCGTGTGTCAGATGAATCTCAATTGCGGGGAGACTCCCTCCAGCATCAGATTGCCTATTGTCGCGAACACGCTAGGCGGCGCAGTTTGGAAGAGGGTGCGCCGTGGACGACGCCGGAGGACTTTGTTTATGTAGACGAGGGCATCACGGGCACGAGTATGGTCAGGCGACCGGCGGTGCAACGCTTGTTGATGGACGCCCGTCGGCATCAGTTTGACGTCGTGTTGTTCAAGGGGATTTCGCGCTTTGCTCGTGATACGGTCGACGCGCTTGTGATGCTTCGGGCATTGATGGCTTCGGGTGTGCGCGTACTTTCTATGGAAGAAAACTTTGATAGCGCGCGCGACAGCGCGGAGTTTATCTTTACCATACACAGTGCACTGGCTCAGGCGGAGTCCGAGAAAACGGCGATTCGTGTGCGGGTGGGGGCGGCTCAAAAAGCGAGGTTAGGTCAGTGGAATGGGCAGCCTCCGGATGGGTATATCCTCGATGTTCACAGCAAACACCTTGTCGTGGATGAAACCGTCGCCCTTACCATTCGGGATATTTTCGCGATGTATCTGGAAGGGTACGGCGTGCGCAAAATCGCCGAAGCCTTAAACCAGGCTGGACGCTACACGAAACGCGGCTGCTTGTGGACACAGCGCCATGTCTCGAGGGTGCTGAGAAATCCGGTGTACCAAGGAGATGTGGTCTATGGCCGCCGTGAAAAGCGACTGGTTGTGCCGGATGCGTCAAATCCTCTGTCGCGGCGCAAGCGGGCTGTGTATGTGGCCGATTCGGACCAGTTGACTGTTTGCCAGGATGCGCATCCTGGTATTGTGCCGCGCGAGGTGTTTTTGCAAGTTCAGGCGCGCTTACAGCGGCAGCGTGTGTCGTCGGGTCCAACGGGGAATCAACAATGGCTGACCAAGGGTCTATTGCGCTGTACGTGTGGAAGTCGCATGACCATCACGTACAACCGAGCAGGCACCGCCTATTACCGATGTGCGCGGCGACGCGAGAGAGGGGCTTCTGCATGCCAGAGCGGGCATATCCGGGCATTGGCATTGGAGCAGGCGGTATTGTCACAAGTCCGAAAGGACTTACTCGAATTGATTCCGTTTGAACGCCTGACGTGTCAAAAGCTGCCTGAGCACGACACACAAAGGGAGCTTCGAAATCTTCATGCGGCGTTGGAACGGCAGTTTGCGAAGTCGCAGAAGCTGTTTGACGAATATACAGATGGCATCTTAGAACGCGAACAATATGAGCGTTTAAATCAGGAGATTCAACGCCGGATACGGGCGCTTGAACAAGCCAAGGAAAAGTTGCATGCGGTGCTGCAGAAAGACAATCAGGTCGTGGACGCGGGCGAGCTCGCGCGCCAGACGCTCGTCAACCATCTGTCCAAGCAGACGCCCAACCCACATCTTACGAAGGAGATTTTGGCGCTCTTTGTGGACCGCGTACAAGTGTGTAAAGGCGTCGGTCAACATCGTGAAATCGCGATACATTACCGCTTCCACTGCCCGTTTTGA
- a CDS encoding metal-sensitive transcriptional regulator yields MSPEHNHSYGANKSALLSRLKRIEGQIRGIQKMIEDDRYCVDILTQLAAVKSATHQVALNLLDSHTHHCVKEALTNGTDGEEKIDELMDVVRKFTKG; encoded by the coding sequence TTGAGTCCAGAACACAATCACAGCTACGGAGCGAATAAGTCGGCGTTACTTAGCCGGTTAAAGCGAATTGAAGGTCAAATACGAGGGATTCAAAAGATGATTGAAGATGATCGCTATTGTGTGGATATCCTCACACAACTCGCGGCAGTCAAGAGCGCTACACATCAAGTCGCCTTGAATCTCTTGGATTCGCATACCCACCATTGTGTCAAAGAGGCACTCACAAATGGTACAGATGGCGAAGAAAAAATTGATGAGCTGATGGATGTGGTGCGAAAGTTTACCAAAGGGTGA
- a CDS encoding phosphatase PAP2 family protein, translating into MFHAAFANPFDLTLYHLINGLAGHHQILDKIMVFFAKDALEIYAVLFVMAFFALPKRDVEHRHALVMAGLSGILALVINVVISHVWFRPRPFTVLPQGTYTELVAHSTDASFPSDHSSGSWGFAGGSWGHNTKLISRTFTVIAIIVMFARVYVGVHYPTDVLAGMVVGILSGKIMWTFSRFIYPISTRIAKIFKFGPSARVAKHSKGRSHLA; encoded by the coding sequence ATGTTTCATGCTGCGTTCGCAAACCCTTTTGATTTGACGCTATATCATTTGATAAACGGCTTAGCAGGACATCACCAGATTCTTGATAAAATCATGGTCTTCTTTGCCAAGGATGCGCTCGAAATTTACGCTGTTTTGTTTGTGATGGCTTTTTTCGCGCTCCCCAAACGCGACGTTGAACACCGTCACGCCCTTGTGATGGCAGGTCTTTCGGGTATTTTGGCACTCGTGATAAACGTCGTCATTTCTCACGTTTGGTTCCGCCCGCGCCCATTTACCGTTTTGCCACAAGGAACATACACAGAACTGGTTGCACATAGCACCGACGCCTCATTTCCTAGCGATCACTCGTCAGGTAGTTGGGGCTTTGCAGGAGGCTCATGGGGACATAACACCAAACTCATCAGTCGCACATTTACGGTGATTGCAATTATCGTCATGTTTGCCCGCGTCTACGTTGGCGTTCACTACCCCACAGATGTATTAGCAGGTATGGTCGTTGGTATCCTTTCGGGAAAAATCATGTGGACATTTTCACGTTTCATTTATCCGATTTCCACCCGTATCGCGAAGATATTTAAGTTCGGTCCATCTGCAAGAGTTGCCAAACACAGCAAGGGACGTTCCCACTTAGCATAA
- a CDS encoding heavy metal translocating P-type ATPase, with translation MATDNQQLREATLPIEGMTCAACAARIEKTVSKLPGVQSCHVNLASERAHVVLNGETDWDDVILRIEKTGYTVPTKELSLRIEGMTCAACSARIEKVVSRVKGVESVHVNLASEKGKVVYLPGVATEQDVIRAVEKAGYSAKVATDELERMERAQKAKQYRRELSTFGLSVLLILPLIIQMFVMLAGANAFMPNWVSLILATPVQFFVGWRFYKGAYHALRGGAANMDVLVALGTTVAYVYSVVLTILGRTDTYFDSSATVITLIYMGKLLETQAKRKSSSAIEELAKLGASVAHVIRDDGEHDVPVEELQVGDVVRVRPGEKIPADGVIVNGQTLVDESFLTGESMPVTKAEDSAVVGASVNQTQAFTMRVTKVGADTALAQVIRLVDEAQGSKAPVQRLADKISGVFVPVVLGIALLTFLAWGIFGSWSHALVAAVAVLVIACPCSLGLATPTAIMVGTGLGAEHGILIKGGEHLELLHQVNTVMFDKTGTVTKGHPAITQLWTADGVSEEALLQSAAALESQSEHPLGKAIVDYAKNKRLPWPEATGVQAVSGKGIEGYIDGQLIRIGNVRWFLEQGIDDVPMDLIAEYETSAKTTVLVAKGGQLLGILAIADTLKADARRAVGQLREMGVEVWMVTGDNVRTATAIAQQVGIEHVLAGVMPQEKFEKVQALKAQGNVVAMVGDGMNDAPALAAADIGIAMGTGTDVAMEAADIALMHSKVQGVVDAIQLSKATMRKIRQNLFWAFFYNVIGIPLAAAGILNPIIAGAAMALSSVSVVSNSLLLKRMKFGKSADR, from the coding sequence ATGGCAACGGACAACCAGCAACTACGAGAAGCCACGCTTCCCATTGAAGGAATGACTTGTGCCGCCTGTGCGGCTCGGATTGAGAAAACTGTATCGAAACTTCCCGGCGTTCAATCATGCCATGTCAATCTTGCTTCTGAACGCGCACATGTCGTTCTGAATGGAGAGACCGATTGGGATGATGTGATTTTGCGCATCGAAAAAACGGGGTATACAGTTCCCACGAAGGAATTGAGTTTGCGCATTGAGGGGATGACCTGCGCCGCCTGCTCGGCTCGCATCGAAAAGGTAGTTTCGCGCGTCAAAGGCGTGGAGTCGGTTCACGTCAATCTTGCGTCGGAAAAGGGAAAGGTTGTTTATCTTCCGGGGGTAGCAACCGAACAAGACGTGATTCGAGCCGTCGAAAAGGCGGGGTATTCGGCTAAAGTGGCCACGGATGAACTGGAACGGATGGAGCGCGCGCAAAAGGCGAAGCAGTATCGTCGCGAATTGTCCACCTTTGGGCTTTCGGTTCTTCTGATATTGCCGCTCATCATCCAAATGTTTGTGATGTTGGCGGGTGCGAATGCATTTATGCCAAATTGGGTGAGCTTGATTTTGGCCACGCCGGTTCAGTTCTTTGTCGGCTGGCGTTTTTATAAAGGTGCGTATCACGCACTTCGCGGTGGCGCCGCGAACATGGACGTACTGGTGGCATTGGGGACAACCGTGGCATACGTGTACAGTGTAGTCCTCACGATTTTGGGGAGGACAGACACCTATTTTGACAGTAGTGCGACGGTCATTACGCTCATCTACATGGGGAAGCTGCTCGAGACGCAGGCCAAACGGAAATCGAGTTCGGCGATTGAAGAACTGGCGAAACTCGGAGCAAGTGTAGCCCACGTCATCCGTGACGACGGCGAACACGACGTGCCGGTGGAGGAATTGCAAGTTGGCGACGTCGTGCGTGTCCGCCCGGGGGAAAAGATTCCCGCTGACGGCGTGATTGTGAACGGACAGACACTGGTGGATGAGTCGTTTTTGACCGGCGAGTCGATGCCTGTGACCAAAGCGGAAGATTCCGCAGTTGTCGGTGCATCGGTCAATCAGACACAAGCGTTCACCATGCGCGTGACGAAGGTCGGCGCTGACACGGCATTGGCACAAGTGATTCGTTTGGTGGATGAGGCACAGGGTTCCAAGGCGCCTGTGCAGCGGCTCGCGGACAAGATTTCTGGTGTGTTCGTACCGGTTGTCTTAGGTATTGCCTTGTTGACATTCCTCGCATGGGGCATCTTCGGCAGTTGGTCTCATGCGCTTGTCGCTGCTGTCGCGGTGCTCGTTATCGCGTGCCCATGTTCATTGGGATTGGCTACGCCCACGGCGATCATGGTCGGCACTGGGCTCGGTGCTGAACACGGCATTTTAATCAAAGGTGGAGAGCACTTAGAACTTCTACACCAGGTCAACACGGTGATGTTTGACAAGACAGGCACGGTGACCAAGGGACATCCTGCGATAACACAGCTTTGGACGGCAGATGGCGTGTCTGAGGAGGCGCTGCTACAGAGTGCAGCGGCGCTAGAGTCGCAAAGTGAACATCCACTGGGTAAGGCCATCGTGGACTATGCGAAGAACAAGCGACTTCCCTGGCCGGAAGCGACAGGTGTCCAAGCAGTTTCAGGCAAGGGGATTGAGGGGTACATCGACGGCCAGCTGATTCGTATTGGCAACGTCCGTTGGTTCCTCGAGCAGGGCATCGACGATGTTCCGATGGACTTGATTGCGGAATATGAAACGTCGGCAAAAACGACCGTCCTTGTAGCAAAGGGTGGACAACTTCTAGGCATTCTCGCAATTGCGGATACGCTGAAGGCGGATGCGCGTCGCGCGGTCGGCCAATTGCGAGAGATGGGCGTAGAAGTGTGGATGGTCACTGGCGACAATGTGAGGACCGCCACGGCCATCGCGCAGCAAGTTGGCATTGAACATGTGTTAGCAGGTGTCATGCCACAAGAAAAATTTGAAAAGGTGCAGGCACTCAAGGCGCAAGGCAACGTGGTGGCTATGGTTGGCGATGGCATGAATGATGCACCTGCACTAGCGGCGGCAGACATCGGCATCGCTATGGGGACGGGGACCGACGTGGCGATGGAAGCGGCTGATATTGCGTTGATGCATTCCAAGGTACAGGGCGTAGTGGACGCCATCCAGTTGTCAAAGGCCACGATGCGCAAAATCCGGCAAAATTTATTTTGGGCTTTTTTCTATAATGTCATTGGCATTCCGTTGGCGGCTGCAGGTATTTTAAATCCGATTATCGCAGGCGCAGCGATGGCACTCAGTTCGGTCAGTGTGGTGTCCAACAGCCTGCTGCTGAAGCGAATGAAATTTGGAAAGTCAGCCGATAGGTGA
- a CDS encoding fluoride efflux transporter FluC: MKILYIMGFGFVGGVLRFSCGDSLTSILILNAAGAIALAMISSFAVHRTVWLETGIGVGFIGSLTTFSSLMFVTVDAYSQHSIEVLASMGITVGSIALCGLAMALTRRTKGRAELNDEPRDNQQNTRNQSRMPAHPSAPMGDDMQRV; the protein is encoded by the coding sequence ATGAAGATTTTGTACATCATGGGATTCGGATTTGTTGGCGGTGTGCTTCGCTTCTCCTGTGGCGATTCCTTGACGAGTATTCTGATTTTGAATGCGGCGGGCGCCATCGCGCTTGCCATGATCTCTTCGTTCGCTGTGCATCGTACGGTTTGGTTAGAGACTGGGATTGGCGTCGGTTTCATTGGTTCCTTGACGACCTTCTCCTCGTTGATGTTTGTCACGGTTGACGCGTATTCGCAGCACAGCATTGAGGTGCTAGCGAGCATGGGGATCACGGTGGGGAGCATTGCCCTTTGCGGTCTTGCGATGGCGTTGACGCGGCGCACGAAAGGACGCGCGGAACTAAACGATGAGCCCCGCGACAACCAGCAGAATACCCGCAATCAATCCCGCATGCCTGCTCACCCGAGTGCGCCAATGGGTGACGACATGCAACGGGTTTAA
- the tenA gene encoding thiaminase II, with protein MRFTEELRREADPIFEAIRNHPFVRGIAEAFLSPAQITHYVQQDYLYLSTYAKVYSLGLAKCRTREEMRDFHERIGFILNAEVHPHLTLCRFANVSYEALQQGASMAPTAHHYASHMLVCAQAGTLGDVLATVLPCHWTYVDLARNIVHRDEPTKDHPLYEWIEFYANDDMLFGLTALCRWIDEYAERTSDEDRASMQEAFLVSCHMERRFFEMAYTLENW; from the coding sequence TTGCGGTTTACAGAAGAACTTCGTCGCGAAGCTGATCCGATTTTTGAGGCGATTAGAAATCACCCGTTTGTTCGGGGGATTGCCGAGGCCTTTCTTTCACCCGCACAAATCACCCATTATGTCCAGCAAGATTACTTGTATTTGAGCACGTACGCCAAAGTCTATAGCCTGGGTCTCGCTAAGTGCCGCACGCGTGAGGAGATGCGCGATTTTCACGAGCGCATTGGCTTTATTTTGAATGCAGAAGTGCATCCTCACCTGACGTTGTGTCGCTTTGCGAATGTGTCGTACGAAGCATTGCAACAAGGCGCGAGCATGGCGCCCACTGCGCACCATTATGCGTCGCACATGCTGGTTTGTGCACAGGCGGGAACGCTTGGAGATGTGCTGGCAACCGTTTTGCCATGTCACTGGACGTATGTCGATCTCGCCCGGAACATCGTCCACCGCGATGAACCGACGAAGGATCACCCGCTGTACGAATGGATTGAATTCTACGCGAACGACGACATGCTTTTCGGACTCACGGCGTTATGCCGGTGGATTGACGAGTACGCGGAGCGCACGAGTGACGAGGACAGGGCTTCGATGCAAGAAGCTTTCCTGGTGAGTTGCCACATGGAACGGCGCTTCTTCGAGATGGCGTACACCTTGGAGAACTGGTGA
- a CDS encoding divergent PAP2 family protein, translating into MSNAGGFVLVASFMSMFLAQFAKVVLVRIRQKSWQWHQFTNSGGMPSSHSSLMTTLTVCMWLLFGWKSPWFAIAFVSSVVVMYDAIGVRRQAGEQAMILDELMSQIHNAGVEIDLSVFDRFRHWKRQGHTPREVAGGIIVGIVVAFIAYKFF; encoded by the coding sequence TTGAGTAACGCTGGAGGATTTGTTTTAGTAGCATCTTTCATGTCCATGTTTCTCGCCCAATTTGCCAAGGTCGTACTCGTTCGTATACGACAAAAATCTTGGCAGTGGCATCAGTTTACCAACAGTGGCGGAATGCCAAGTTCGCATTCGTCGCTGATGACCACGTTGACCGTGTGTATGTGGCTCCTATTTGGCTGGAAATCGCCTTGGTTTGCGATTGCCTTTGTTTCATCGGTCGTGGTCATGTATGACGCGATTGGAGTAAGGCGCCAAGCGGGTGAGCAAGCGATGATTTTAGATGAGTTGATGTCTCAAATTCACAACGCTGGCGTGGAAATTGATTTGTCTGTATTTGATCGATTTCGACATTGGAAGCGTCAGGGGCATACGCCGCGCGAAGTTGCTGGCGGCATCATCGTTGGGATTGTGGTTGCGTTTATCGCGTATAAGTTCTTTTAG
- a CDS encoding manganese efflux pump: MNVSAVLLGALVGIGANLDIMDTDPANGDAAHRRAPLFYTIMAVMSGIASFTGDKSAERINQFIPLVAARHIGSGVLVAIGIWITLHALRSDRLSRDAAPLTFHARMLVGLSQTLANLTVGFGIGFLHLRIWYTIGSASLACAVFWLNPLHVVTHWRTRVSRHAGLIAGILLVVAGLIV; encoded by the coding sequence ATGAACGTCAGTGCCGTATTGCTCGGTGCGTTGGTCGGGATCGGCGCCAATCTCGATATCATGGACACCGATCCGGCAAATGGAGATGCAGCGCATCGGCGCGCACCGCTGTTTTACACGATAATGGCCGTCATGTCGGGGATTGCATCTTTCACGGGCGATAAAAGCGCCGAACGTATTAACCAGTTTATTCCCCTCGTCGCAGCGCGTCACATCGGCTCAGGGGTACTTGTCGCCATCGGTATTTGGATCACGCTTCACGCCCTGCGCAGCGACCGCCTTTCGCGAGATGCTGCCCCGCTGACATTTCACGCGCGAATGTTGGTCGGTCTAAGCCAAACGCTCGCGAATTTAACCGTTGGATTTGGCATCGGCTTTTTGCACCTACGTATTTGGTACACGATAGGTAGCGCCTCTCTAGCCTGTGCCGTGTTCTGGTTAAACCCGTTGCATGTCGTCACCCATTGGCGCACTCGGGTGAGCAGGCATGCGGGATTGATTGCGGGTATTCTGCTGGTTGTCGCGGGGCTCATCGTTTAG
- a CDS encoding RNA polymerase sigma factor: MNPNDIDLIRNARKGSTEAFTAIVRNYKNFVYRTVFAILQNRQDTEDVAQEVFIKAYRSLAGLRDERTFPSWLAQIATRTALDWVQSKQKNQTIELDSEKFVVNDDIHRAANIRLDLENALGHLSEEHRMVTVLRADGFDYEEIAQILDIPIGTVRSRLHNARMHLRQLLQDERGDNE, translated from the coding sequence TTGAACCCAAATGATATCGATTTGATCCGAAACGCACGCAAGGGAAGCACAGAAGCGTTTACGGCCATTGTGAGAAATTATAAAAACTTTGTCTATCGGACTGTTTTTGCCATACTACAGAATCGTCAGGATACCGAAGATGTTGCACAAGAGGTATTTATCAAGGCATATCGTTCTCTCGCTGGGCTGCGCGACGAGCGGACGTTCCCTTCGTGGTTAGCACAAATCGCAACACGAACTGCATTGGACTGGGTACAATCAAAGCAGAAAAACCAAACTATAGAACTCGATTCGGAAAAGTTTGTTGTGAACGACGATATACATCGCGCCGCAAATATTCGATTAGATTTGGAGAATGCTTTGGGACATTTGAGCGAGGAACATCGCATGGTCACCGTTTTGCGGGCCGATGGTTTCGACTATGAAGAAATTGCACAGATTCTCGACATTCCAATCGGCACAGTGCGGTCGAGATTGCACAACGCAAGGATGCATCTTCGTCAACTCTTACAAGACGAAAGGGGCGACAATGAATGA